In Dyadobacter subterraneus, a single genomic region encodes these proteins:
- a CDS encoding RNA polymerase sigma-70 factor produces MHINQPEKISFKIDEDSFKEIYNLYWEKVFSVCYANLGETEPAKGMVQEIFKSLWERKDELEINQSVERYLVRSAKFKVFEYIRNKKIREQHHEIIVASQVSSLNYTENEVLVSSLKERITSLIDTLPSQCRKVFKMSREQGLSNKEIASDLLISERAVEYHISKAVTSLKSHLTEYSC; encoded by the coding sequence ATGCATATCAATCAGCCAGAAAAAATCTCATTCAAAATCGACGAGGATTCCTTTAAGGAAATCTATAATCTTTATTGGGAGAAAGTTTTTTCGGTTTGTTATGCCAATCTGGGCGAGACTGAGCCTGCCAAAGGAATGGTTCAGGAAATATTTAAGTCGCTTTGGGAAAGAAAAGATGAACTTGAAATTAATCAGTCTGTGGAAAGATATCTTGTCCGTTCGGCTAAATTCAAGGTTTTTGAATATATCAGAAACAAAAAAATCCGGGAACAACATCACGAAATCATAGTTGCAAGCCAGGTTTCTTCGCTCAATTATACTGAAAACGAAGTATTGGTAAGCAGCCTTAAAGAAAGAATCACTTCGCTGATTGACACCTTACCATCCCAATGCCGTAAAGTTTTTAAAATGAGCAGAGAACAAGGGCTTTCCAACAAGGAAATTGCATCGGATCTTCTTATCTCGGAAAGAGCTGTGGAATATCATATTTCCAAAGCCGTAACTTCGCTGAAATCCCACCTTACAGAATATTCCTGTTGA
- a CDS encoding DUF4374 domain-containing protein, whose amino-acid sequence MKSSPVTMRAQGSLTFFKILFLISIGFISGCSENSAPETRTYSIYTMAKDYKEYIIQVDNLSSGKADPVKNGARTYPKQIWFDLIVRDGFYYRLHRKTHYFLKYTVQNNQYVPVDSVEIAPLTYLDNYNWVHPDTLLLISYDRKNAGLRYAKVNVKNMKARLGIMPVALPKAPFNSMSVGFSELRNKQLLVGYSYHSITSSNFSTTDTAYVDILSYPELKWQKTLKDSRSTYPGGANTAQPNTFQDEKGDFYFLACPGIALGNHPDKPTALYRIRKDENTIDSTFFWNISESIKNHGYGLWNIGNGKAILRSERRDLFTGVEDHYKVPHIEFYVLDLKQKTIKKLDLPLDKGTSRQCVLVEKGNVYISINSDTAGNYIWIYNPDTETLTKGLKLDGDIDYILRVEKLYED is encoded by the coding sequence TTGAAATCTTCCCCTGTAACGATGCGTGCCCAAGGCAGTCTGACATTTTTTAAAATCCTTTTTCTTATCAGTATTGGCTTTATATCCGGATGCTCCGAAAACAGTGCTCCGGAAACCAGGACGTATAGTATTTATACGATGGCCAAGGATTATAAGGAATACATTATCCAGGTTGATAATTTGTCTTCCGGAAAAGCAGATCCTGTCAAAAACGGAGCCCGGACTTATCCAAAACAGATCTGGTTCGATCTTATCGTCAGAGACGGTTTCTATTACCGGCTGCATAGAAAAACGCATTATTTCTTAAAATATACGGTTCAGAACAATCAATATGTTCCCGTTGATTCAGTTGAAATTGCACCGCTGACTTATCTGGACAATTATAACTGGGTTCATCCGGACACCTTACTCCTAATCTCTTACGACCGAAAAAATGCCGGGTTGAGGTATGCCAAAGTGAATGTAAAAAATATGAAAGCCAGGCTGGGAATTATGCCGGTAGCTTTGCCAAAAGCTCCATTTAATTCTATGTCTGTTGGTTTTTCCGAACTGAGAAATAAACAATTGCTGGTTGGATATAGCTACCACAGCATAACTTCCAGCAACTTTTCAACAACCGACACCGCTTATGTTGACATTTTAAGCTATCCCGAGCTCAAATGGCAAAAAACATTAAAGGATTCAAGATCCACATATCCGGGAGGAGCGAACACTGCTCAGCCTAACACTTTTCAAGATGAAAAAGGCGACTTTTATTTCCTAGCCTGCCCTGGAATTGCTTTGGGAAATCATCCGGATAAGCCAACCGCTTTGTATCGAATCAGGAAGGATGAAAACACAATTGATAGTACTTTCTTCTGGAATATTTCTGAATCCATCAAAAATCACGGGTATGGATTGTGGAACATTGGCAATGGAAAAGCCATTCTCCGCAGTGAAAGGAGAGATCTTTTCACAGGGGTTGAAGATCACTACAAAGTGCCTCACATAGAATTTTATGTACTGGACCTGAAACAGAAAACAATCAAAAAACTGGATCTGCCACTTGATAAAGGTACTTCACGCCAGTGTGTACTTGTAGAGAAGGGAAATGTTTATATTTCTATCAATTCCGACACTGCTGGAAATTATATCTGGATTTACAATCCTGATACCGAAACCCTGACAAAAGGTTTAAAACTTGATGGTGACATTGACTACATACTTCGTGTCGAAAAATTGTATGAGGATTAG